The Kitasatospora acidiphila region AGCTCCGAGGCCGACTGACCGCGCCGACCGCCCGGCACCCTTAACCCACCCCGCGCCAGCGCGTAGGAGACCTTCCGATGGACCACGCACACAGCCTGAGAGCCGCTGATCCGCAGATCGCCATCGTCGGCATGGGATGCCGCCTGCCCAGCGACATCGACTCGCCCAGCGCCCTGTGGCGGCTGCTCGAGGCCGGCCGGGACGCGATCAGCGGACCGCCAGTGGGCCGTACACCCGCAGCCCCGGTCCAGGTAGCCACCCGGATGCCGCGTTGGGGAGGCTTCCTGCGCGACGTCGCCGGATTCGACGCCGACTTCTTCGGCGTCTCGGGCAAGGAAGCCGACGTTCTGGACCCCCAACACCGGCTGCTGCTCGAGGTCACCTGGGAGGCGCTCGAACACGCCGGTCTCCCACCCGAGAAGCTCGCCGGAACCGCCACCGGACTCTTCTCGGGCCTGAGCTACACCGACTACATGGAGTCCCTCGCCGGCCAGCCCGCCGAACTGGAGGGCGCGATCCTCACGAACGGCCACTGCGTGGCAGCAGGCCGCATCTCCTACCTGCTGGGCCTACAGGGCCCGTGCGTCGCGCTGGACACCGCCTGCTCCTCCTCGCTCGTCGCCCTACACCTGGCCTGCCAGGCGCTGCGCAACGAGGAGTGCGACCTCGCCCTGGCCGGTGGCGTCACCCTCATGCTCGGAACCAGAACCACGATGTCCTTCGCCCGCATGGGAATGCTTTCGCCCACCGGCCGCTGCCGGACCTTCGACGCGGCCGCAGACGGCTTCGTCCGAGGCGAGGGCTGCGGCGTCGTCGTCCTCAAGCGCCTGGCCGACGCGTTGCGCGACGACGACCGCATCCTCGCACTCGTCCGAGGCTCGGCCGTCAACCAGGACGGCCGCTCCGACGTGCTGGCCTCGCCCTCTGTCGAAGCTCAAAAGGCCCTCTACCACCAGGCCCTCGATCGGGCCGGCACCGATCCCCGCGAGCTGGGCCTGGTGGAGACGCACGGCACCGGCACACCCGTCGGCGATCCCGTCGAGTTCTCCAGCGTCGCCGCGGTCTACGGCCTGGGCCAAGGGCGCTGCGCACTGGGCTCGGTGAAGACGAACGTCGGACACCTGGAGCCCGCCGCCGGAGTCATCGGCCTCATCAAGACCGTGCTCTGCCTCCAGCGCGGGCTCATCCCGCCCAACCTGCACTTCACCCGGTGGAACCCCGCCATCACCGCCGAAGGCACCCGCCTGTTCGTCCCCACCGAACTCAACCCCTGGCCCACCCAGACCGGATCGCGCCTGGCAGCCGTCTCCTCGTTCGGCTTCTCCGGGACCAACGCGCACGTCGTCCTTGAACAGGCACCAACCCGCACCTGCGCCGCCGCCCTTCCCGGCCCCCGCAAGCTGCCGAACACGGTCGCCGTCGACTCCGTGCCACCCCAGCCGCCCGCGGCCCCCATCGCGGACCAGCCGGTCCAGCGCATCGCACCGCCGGAAGTGTTCCTCCTCGCCGCAGGCTCCGCGGACGCCCTGCCCGCGGCCGCGGCACGTCTGGCCGACTGGCTGGAGACCGAGAACACCGGCGCATACCCGCACGACATCGCCCACACCCTCGCCATGCGGCGCTCCCCGGGCCGTGGCCGACTCGGCGTGGTGGCCGGCTCCCGCCGCGAGCTGACCCATGCCCTGCGTTTCTTCGAGGCGGGCCGCGCCCACCCGGGCGTCGTGCACGGCCACGTGGGCGCGGGCGTCAGCCGCCGCCCCGTGTGGGTGTTCTCCGGCCAAGGATCGCAATGGCAGGGCATGGGACATGACCTGCTCCACCACGAGCGGGCCTTCGCCGACGCCCTGGCCGAGGCCGACGCACTGATCGAGACGGAGACCGGGTTCTCCGTCCTACAGGCCGTCCGCGACCGCCGGCACATCAGCGGCTGCGGCCGGGTACAGCCCGCGCTGTTCGCCATGCAGGTCGCCCTGGCCGCGGCCTGGCGCGACCACGGAGTCGAACCGGCCGCCGTCATCGGCCACTCCATGGGCGAGGTCGCAGCCGCAGTCATCGCCGGTGCCCTCAGCCTGACCGACGGTGTGCGCGTCATCTGCCGGCGGTCCGCCCTCCTCACCCGCATCGCCGGCGCCGGCGCCATGGCGAGCATCGGCCTCGACAGCGCGACCATCGAGGCCGAACTCGCCGCCAGCAGAGCCGACGGCGTGTCCGTGGCGGTCATCGCCGCGCCCGACTCGACCGTCGTCGCCGGCACGGCGGGCGCGGTCCGCCAGCTGACCACGACCTGGCAGACCCGCGGAATCACGGCCCGCATGATCGATGTCGACGTCGCCTCGCACTGCCCCCAGGTCGACCCGCTGCTCGCCGACCTCGCCACCGCCCTCGCCGAGCTGACTCCCCACCAGCCTGCCATCCCGTTCTACTCCACCGTCCTCGACAACCCCCGTGACACCCCGCTGTTCGACGCCGCCTACTGGTGCGCCAACCTCCGCCGCCCCGTCCGTTTCTCCGCCGCCGTCGCCGCCGCGGCCGCCGACCGCCACCAGGTGTACGTCGAGCTCTCCCCTCAACCCGTCGTCACCCACCCCATCGCGCTGAACCTCACCGGCCTGCTCCACGACCCCGTCATCCTGCCGACCCTGCGCAAGAAGGAAGACGAGCCCACCACCTTCCGCACCCAGCTCGCCGCCCTGCACTGCGCGGGAGTCGCCATCGACTGGTCCCGCCTCTACGCCGATGGCCGGCTGACCGACGTTCCCCCGCTCACCTTCGACCGTCGGCCTCACTGGACCGACACTGCCCCCTCCCAGGCCGCCCCGCGCCGCCCGGAGGACGCGGCCGCCGCCCTGCCGGGAACGCGCACGGACGTGCCCGGCACCCCACCGCGCCACACCTGGCACGCCGACGCCGGCACTGAGGCCTTGCCGTGGATGGCCGACCACCAGGTCCACGGCCAGCCGGTCATGCCCGGCGCCGGATACTGCGCCCTGGCCCTCACCGTCGCCGACGACACCCTCCACCACCCCGCGGTCGAAGTCACCGACATCCACTTCCGCGAACTGCTGCACCTGGACGCCCACACCCCCATCAGCACCACCGTCACCCAGCACAGCGCCGACCGCGCCGACTGCGAGATCTTCAGTCTGAACAAGGACGGAACCTGGGTACGCCAGGCCACCGCCGTCCTGCGCGGCACCGACACTGCATTCCAACCAGCACAACGGCCCATCGCCGAGCTCGCCGCCGACCACCCCGTCGCCCTGGACCCGCACGCCCTCTACACCGGCCTGCGCGCCCGTGGCCTCGAACACGGCCCAGCCTTCAACGGCATCACCGACCTGCACACCTCCACCCGAGGCGACAGCTTCTTGGCCCGCGTGACCCTCCCGGCCCCCGCCCGCACCACCCACCACGGCCTGCGGATCCACCCAGTTCTCCTGGACCTGTGCGCCCAACTCGTCGTCACCAGCCTGATCGACGAACAAGATCACGGCCTCGTGCTTCCCATCCACGCAGACGCCCTACGGCTCCTCGGCGACCCGCAAACGGCCCACTACGCCCATGCACAGATCACCCGCATCGCCGGTGACACCATCACCGGAGACGTCCAACTGCTGGACGAGGCCGGCCACCTGCTCGTCGAGATCGACGCACTGAGCTTCCTGCACAACGGCGCACTCGCCGACAAGGCCCCCGATCGCTGGTTCCTCGAGACCCGCTGGCGCCCGGCCCCACGCTCCGAAGACACCACGCCGACCAGTACAGGCCGCTGGCTCCTCATCGGCGAAGCGGACGGATCGGCTCGAACCCTGGCCGCCGCTCTTCGTCAAGCCGGAGCCTCCAGCGACATCCTCGACCTCCCCGTCGACGCCGCGACCCTCCCAGACCTCCAGCAAGCCATCGCCGCCCACCTGGACGCCTCGGCCGCATCAGCAGTGGTTCTCCTGTGCGCACCACCCGCACCCGACGACGACATCGACGCGACAGCCCTGCGTCGCACGCGTCGCCTGCTCGCCATCGCCCAGAGCGCGATCGCGCACACCACCTCCCCACGCTTGTACACCGTCACCTGCAGCGCCCACGGCCCAGAACCCGGGCAACCCGCCGACCCCGCCCAAGGCGCCCTGCGCGGCCTCGTACGCGTCCTGACCCACGAGCACCCGGAGCTGCGAGCGACCCTCATCGACACCGACTCCACCGACGCCGATCTCCACCACCTCGCAGCCGAACTCCTCCGCGACCCAGCCGAGGACGAGATCGCCCTGCGCCGCGCCACCCGCTACGCCGCCCACCTCACCTACATCCCGCTGACCGACGCCGAACGCACCACCGCCACCACCCGCCCCGTCCACTACGGCACCGACCGCATCCAACTGCACGCCGCACGATTCGGCGACCTCGACGGCCTGCGCCTGACCACCACCCCACGACGCAGCCCCGGGCCCGGAGAGGTCGAAGTACGCCTGCACGCCGTCGGGGTGAACTTCCGCGACGTCCTCACCACCATGGGCATGCTCGCGACCGACGACGAGGCCGGCTACCGGATCGGCTTCGAGGCCACCGGCGTGGTCACCTCCGTCGGACCCGACGTCAAACACCTCTGCCCCGGCGACAGCGTCCTCGTCGTCGACCTGCGCGGCGGCCTGTTCACCACCTTCACCACCGTGCCCGCCGCCGCCGTCGCCCCCGTCCCGACCGGAATCCCCACCGAAGCCGCCGCCGCGATCCCCATCGCCTACCTCACCGCCTGGTACGCCCTTCGCCACGTCGCCCGGCTCACCGCCGGCGAGCACGTCCTCATCCACAGCGCCAGTGGCGGAACCGGCTTGGCCGCCGTCACCGTCGCCCAGCGCCTGGGCGCCGAGGTGTACGCCACCGCCGGCAGCGAGGAGAAGCGCCGCTACCTCCGCACGATGGGCATCCGGCACGTCATGGACTCCCGCTCGCTGGACTTCGCCGAGCAGACCCGCACCGCCACCGACGGCCAAGGCGTAGACGTGGTCCTCAATTCCCTCGCCGGACCAGCCATCAGAGCCGGACTCGAGACCCTGCGCCCCTTCGGCCGGTTCGTCGAGCTCGGTGTACGCGACATCCTGGCCGACACCCCACTCGGCCTGGCACCCCTGCGTCACAACATCACCATGGCAGCGGTCGACCTCATCGAGCTCCAGCAGAACCGCGCCGACGCCTTCGCCGAGCTGATGAGCGAGGTCCTCACCGAGTTCCAGTGCGGCACCCTCGCCGAACTGCCCCACCGCACATACCCGTTCGCACAGGCCGCCGACGCCTTCCGCCTCATGGCCGGCGCCGGCCACATCGGCAAACTCGTCCTCACCATCCCCAGCGACGGCTACACCACGGCCCGCCTGGACGAGAAGCCCTCGCCGGTCAGGCCGAACAGCGCCTACCTCATCACCGGCGGCCTGCGCGGGGTCGGCCTCGCCACCGCCCGCTGGCTCGCCGCCCAAGGCGCCGCCCATCTCGTCCTCAACGGGCGGACCCCGCCCTCCGAAGACACCGAGCGCACCCTCGCCGCACTGCGCGACGCAGGAACCCGCGTGAGCGTGGTCCTCGGCGACATCGCCGAACCCGGCATCGCCGAGCTGCTGGTGGCCGAAGCCACCGCTGACGGCGGAACGCTGCGCGGCGTCATCCACGCCGCGATGGTCCTCGACGACGCCGCCGTCACCAACGTCACCGACGACCAGCTCGAACGGGTCTGGCACCCCAAGGCCACTGGTGCCTGGCGCCTCCACCAGGCCACCGCCCAGCTGCCCCTCGACTGGTTCGTCCTGTACTCATCCATGGCCTCCCTGTTCGGCAACCCCGGTCAGGGCGCCTACTCGGCGGCCAATGCCTGGCTCGACGCGTTCGCCACCTGGCGCACGGGCACGGGCCAGCACACACTGGCCGTGAACTGGGGCCCCTGGGGCGAGACCGGAGTCGCCACCGACTTCGCGGCCCGCGGCTACCAGACCATCCCCACCGCAGAAGGACTAGAGGCCCTCGGCGCGCTCCTGACCCACCACCGCGTGCGCACCGGTGTCATCCCCGGCCCGCCGGACACCTGGATTCCTCCGGCCGGCCGGGCGTCCTCCCTCTTCGCCCTCCTCACGCCTGACGCCCCCGCACCAACTGCCGGCCGGGACACGGGGCACGACATCCGACGCGAGCTGCAAGCCGCAGAACCCGGCCTCGCCCGCCGCACGATCCTTGAGGAGTACCTGGCCGACCACATCCGTACCGTGCTCCGGCTGGGAACCAGCACCCTGGACCCGCAGACCCCCCTGAGCGCCCTCGGATTCGACTCCCTGCTCCGCATCGAGCTGCGCACCCGCCTGGAGTCCTCGCTCGGCATCCGCCTCACCAGCGACTTCGTGTCCTGCCATCCCACACTGGCCGCCCTCGCCGATGGTCTCGCGCAACACACGGGCCTGAGCCTGACCACCGATGAAGCACCCACCCCCGGCGGCAGCGAAGCGACCGCCACCGTCGTCGGCCCCCGCACATCGCAGCGGACCACCGCTGACACCAGACCGTCGGGGGAGGAAGCATGAGCCTTTGTCAGCACCTCAGGGCGACCCGGTGCCGCCGCAACACCAAGAACGGGATATCGGCTTGGCCGACCGAGTGGACCAAGGAGCGGCTGTGACCTCCATAGAGTTGCCGGGTGTGGACGCCTACGACTGGAGAGGTCGACGCATCATGGTGTTGGTACTGCCGGAGCCCCAGAGCGTCGGGTCCGTTCGCCACACGGTCAAAGCGGTTCTCAGGTTCTGGAAGCTCACCCGACTCAGCGAAATCGCCGAACTCCTGACCAGCGAGCTGGTGACAAACGCGATCCAGCACGCCGGCGGCGAGCAGTGGATCAAGGTCACGGTCTGGCACGATCAGCAGTCGCTCTCGATCGACGTGCGGGACCGCTCAACGATCGTCCCGCGGTCACGCCAGGCCACCAGTGACCGGGAGAACGGCCGCGGACTGCTCCTGGTCGAGCACCTGTCAGACTCCTGGGCCTGCCGCATCCACCCCGACGGTACCAAGACGGTCTCCTGCCGACTGAATCTGTGAGACCGCCCACGGCCAGGCAGGCGGCCACAACGGAACGTGGCCGGCGACGCCAGCCGTCGGGCGCCACACCCGGCACTGCGACCGGCCGATCGGCGCGGGCCGCTCTGCCCACCCTCCCGAAGCGCCCGTCGTCCAATATGGAATTCTCGCCGTGCTCGGCAAAATTCCCCGGGGCCAATGGTCCGGCGAATTTCTGCAACTCTCCATTGAAGTACCGAGGGTTCGCGGCGCTCCGCAAAATTACTCACAGAATCTTCGTGGAGAAACATTTCTGCTCGTCGGGCGGGCCCGATGCGTGCTATATTCTTCGACCATGCCTGACGGCCATCACTAATCCGGGCCTTGTGAAGGTGACACCTGCTTAGGGGTTGAATGCTTAGCGCAGAGGAATACAGTGAGGTTTGCGTCCTGTGGCGCCAGGGGTGGTCGATTTCGGCGATCGCCAGACACCTGGACCGCGATCGGAAGACGATCAGGGCCTACCTCAGCGGAGACCGGACCGTAGGGGTGCGGGTCGTGCCCCATGACGACTTCCTGCGGTTCATCCCCTACTGTCAGCAACGCCTCGATGACGATCCGCACCTTCAGGCGAGCACCCTCCACGCCGAGATCCTCGAACTCGGATACCAGCGCGCCTACTCGACCTTCACCCGCGCGCTGCGACGACATGTGATGCGCCCGCACTGCGCGGTGTGCTCCCGCGACAGCGCGCGCAACAGCCACGGCCCACTCGAAGAAGTGCATTTTGACTGGGTCCAGCTCCCCAATCCGCCGGCCGACTGGGATTGCGGGCGCAAGGCGGACCTGCTCATGGGCGCGCTCACGCGCTCCGGTCACTGGCGAGCGGCCATCGTCGCCGTCAAGGATCTCCCGCACACCGTCCAGGCGGTGGACCAAGTGCTGCGCCGGCTGGGTGGTACCGGTCAGCGCTGGCTGTTCGACCGGACCCCGCCCGTCTGCTCTCCAACCGGGAAGCTGACCACCGGCTTCCAGGAAGTCGCCACCTACTACGGCGCCACACTGGCGATCCGCCCGAAGGCCCACCCGCCCAGCCCCGTCGTCCGCGCCCACCGCTCTGTGCTCCACCACTGGTGGGCCACCGCGGCCAGCGATCTCGGCATGCTGGCAGCCCAAGGCAGTCTGGACCGCCTGGCCGAGCGGTCGGACGGTCGGCGTCAACGGACGGGCTGCGAGGTCCCTACCCTCCTGCCCCTTCCCTCCAAGCCCTTCCCGGCCCGCACCTGCACCCAGCGAAGGGTCGATCCCGACGGGCTCATCCAGCTCGAAGGCAACTTCTACGCACTTCCCGCAGAACTCGCGGGTGCCGCGGTGAAGATCCGCAGACGGCTGGACGAACCTCATCTGTCGGTCACCACTACCCGCGGGGCCGTGATCGCCTGCTTCGACAGGGCGCCCGAGGGAGCAGGCCACACGGTCACCGCCAGCGGTCACAGGATCACCATTGAGCGGCCCGCCCGTGCCACCGACACCGGGCCGCACGCCTGCCCAGCCGGCAAGGTCCGCCGCCCGCCGTCCCAGGCGGCCTTGACGAAGGCTCAGGCCCTGGCCCGGTACGGCGGCGAGCACCCCTTGGAGCACCCACCGCACGCTGGGGCGAATCAGCAGCCCCGGGGCGGAGCGGGTCCCACCCTTGCGCACCCGTCCCAGTCGGAGCGGCCCGCCGACGGGTGCCGCGCACGCCACTGCCACCTCTCGGCCCGGACGTGCCACGACCGTGGGTGAATCCAGCACCTGCGACCACCGTAGGAGAGCGGGGTGTTCGGTCGGCCGGAGCGCACGCGCCCCCGAGCCCCAAAAACTCGGCCCCACGGAACCGGAAAGAGTCGGGAACCCCATGCAATGCATCGCTGTGTACGGCGAAAAAACGGCCGTTGTTAGTTGCTGAAATAAAGCGCGAGTGCTGGTTACGGCAGAGCGTGATATTGCGAGTGCTGGTTACAGCAGAGCGTAATATTGCGACGACCTGCTCACTCCTACGGGTGAGGCCAGGTGCGATATGTCGGAGAACAAGCAATACTGGGCCCTTCTTGCTTCGTCCCAGCCTGTCGCCTGTAAAGGCGACAGGCTGGGACGACCATGCCGGTTGAAAGGAGCCGGATACCGTCATGCGCCCAGGTGCCATCGAGCAGACTGCCGCTACCATGCCCCGAAGCCTCTGGTTGAGTAGCGCACTCGGCCGCTATCGAAGAGATTATCCCGTTATCAGATGGGCCTCGGAGCCACATCGCTTGCTCAAGCTGCCGACAGGCGTTCGGTGGGACGTCGTCGCTCTTCCCTGCGCCACCGGCATCCCGCTGCTCAAGTGTCTCGCCGGCGGTCCCAACCAGGACGAGCTCGGACCGGTCCTGGTGGACGTACGAACGGAACTCACCTACTGGCTGATGCCTCCCGGCGCGCCGGCGAAAATCTCAGCCCGCCAAAACCTGCTGAGTCTCCCGGCGGGATGGCTGCTATCGGTTTCCGACCCGGACCATGCCTGCACAGTCGACTGCGGTGCTCGCCAGGTAGTGATCTGGGCGCACTGGCCCTCGGTCAACGGGATCCTCACCCCGCCCGAGCTGCTGGCCTCGAGGATTCCCGCCAAGCATGAAGGGGCCGCCCGTTGCCTCGCGATGACGCGCGCCGTCCCGTCCTACCCAAGCCGGCTACTGCGTTCTGCCAGGGTCCCCCGGCAACGGCGCGATCACCCGGAATGAGCCGCCCTTGGTGGCCGTGGCGCCACGATCGAGGCCGCCGGGTTGTCGGCCCACGCAACGGCGCATCACGGAAGGTCACCGACTTCACAGAATAGGACCGGCATGGAGATGAATTTCCGCCGCCCGCCATGTAGCACATAGCCGCTGAACCGTACTTCACTCACGGCATTCGTATCCGAACTTATCTCCGGATTTGTGCATTCGAAGATCGCCACAATATCAGGGTGCTCGGCGAAGATGACGTCGATAAGATGCTTGTCGCACGCCTCTCCGATATAGCGTATGTACTCCACGGACGGCGTCGAAGTGGATGTATCGAGAATGATCGGATCGATGCCGCGAGCGGCGCACGCCCTGGCGATGGCGCTGCTCACGAATCCGGATCCACCAGCGATGAGGACTTTCATTCGAAAACCTCTGGTAGGCGCTCGTGAAATGAATCGCGCCTGGCGGAAGCCGATGATGGGCGACCGTGCAGTCGGACGAGCCACTATACCGGTTCCGCAAGAGCAGAGTTTTCCCTACTGATCACCAAAGGCGTTGAGCTGACATTTGAGAAGGGCTCGGCCGGATTACTCGCACAAAGTGTTCGAGAACGGTCCGTCTGAGCCCCGCGCTCGCCGCGCCCACCGGGGCCGCTCGTTGCCGTCCTTCGCCTGCAGCGTGGGCCAGACCTGGGGCGCAGGCAAGGACTTCTTGGTCGATTGGGTGCTCACCGCACCCCTCCCTTCGGCGGCGGTTGTGACTCCAGCGCCACGTCACCGGATGGTGAACCGCCTGGATATTTCGGAAATCCCCGCATGCCAGACGCTCGGCGCGCAACCGGCCAGAGCCGTGAATTCGCGGTCGAATTGGGACTGGGCGGCGTAGCGCGGTGGGCCCCTGCCAGGGGCGCCCGTTACCGGTTCGCAGCGCGGGCAGTTCACTCTGCATGACGCTCTCCCCGCTTCTGCCCGCCACCAGCGACCACGTCGGTCAGCGGTCCTGCCTGACGGCCTGCCGGGGGCGAACGCATCCCGACGTCCCGGCAACGGTGCCGTCCCCGGAACCGTCGCGGTCGAGTTCGACGACGCAGGAAGTCCCAATGACCTTCCCGTTCTCGTCCAGCGCCCTCACCTGGAAGTAAGGTCCTCGGCTGTCCGTCGAAACCGCCGTTTCGAATCCGGACCGGTCGGCGCGCTCGACGACCACCGACAGGGCATCCGGGCGCCTTCCGGCGAGCACTTGCCACGCTCTCGTCAGCGTCGAGCCGTTCCACGAGGCGTAGACCGTGTTCTTGCCCGGCCGGCCCCGCACGGCCGCACTCGGGGGGTACCAGGGCTTTCCGACCCACTCGTCGCGAAACGCTCGGTACGAGATGTTGGAGCCGGGCATCTTCGCGTCGTAGAGCAGATTCCGCAGACCGTCGCCCTCGGTGTTTCCCGCGCCCGCGTACTCGGAGTAGTACTGATTCTGGCCCCAGCCGATGAACTCATCTCCGTTGGAGAGCGCCTGGGCGTTCCCCTGACTCTGCGAGTACAGGGTCGGCTGATGGTAGTAGGTCCTCACGGCGGTCGCCTTGTGGCTCTGGAAATCGAGGCTGAGAACCAGTCCGTGTGACTGCTGTTCAGCTGGGGTGTCCGTGTTGCAGCAGCCGTCGTCGAACATGCTGATCAGGTTCCCCGGCCGGAACCTGGCATCGTGCTGCCAGTAGAAGTCCGCGTTCTGGCCGAGGGTGAAGTCACTCTTCTTGCCACCGAGTTGCCACACCGTCTGCCCGCTGGCCCTGGAGATGTCGTAGATCGCCCACATGTTCCGAGCCGAGATCAACAGCTGACCGTCGGGACCCTCGTCGATCGAGTTCATGTGGAAGGCGTCCCACACACCGCCGGACGAGGACGCGTCGGAGGCCGGCACCTCGGAATCAGCGGGATTCACGTGCTCCAGCATGTCCCACGAGTAGACGAGCCTCCCCGTGGCGAGGTCGACCTCCTGGACTTCGCTGTCCTCGATGGCGCCGTCCTCCGCACCCCCGTAGGGGCGCAGGTCCATGGGAACCGCTTTGGAAGCGATGAACAGTGCGGTTCCCCTGGCGGTCAGAAGGAACTCGTGCTCGTCGGCGTTGAAGC contains the following coding sequences:
- a CDS encoding type I polyketide synthase; the encoded protein is MDHAHSLRAADPQIAIVGMGCRLPSDIDSPSALWRLLEAGRDAISGPPVGRTPAAPVQVATRMPRWGGFLRDVAGFDADFFGVSGKEADVLDPQHRLLLEVTWEALEHAGLPPEKLAGTATGLFSGLSYTDYMESLAGQPAELEGAILTNGHCVAAGRISYLLGLQGPCVALDTACSSSLVALHLACQALRNEECDLALAGGVTLMLGTRTTMSFARMGMLSPTGRCRTFDAAADGFVRGEGCGVVVLKRLADALRDDDRILALVRGSAVNQDGRSDVLASPSVEAQKALYHQALDRAGTDPRELGLVETHGTGTPVGDPVEFSSVAAVYGLGQGRCALGSVKTNVGHLEPAAGVIGLIKTVLCLQRGLIPPNLHFTRWNPAITAEGTRLFVPTELNPWPTQTGSRLAAVSSFGFSGTNAHVVLEQAPTRTCAAALPGPRKLPNTVAVDSVPPQPPAAPIADQPVQRIAPPEVFLLAAGSADALPAAAARLADWLETENTGAYPHDIAHTLAMRRSPGRGRLGVVAGSRRELTHALRFFEAGRAHPGVVHGHVGAGVSRRPVWVFSGQGSQWQGMGHDLLHHERAFADALAEADALIETETGFSVLQAVRDRRHISGCGRVQPALFAMQVALAAAWRDHGVEPAAVIGHSMGEVAAAVIAGALSLTDGVRVICRRSALLTRIAGAGAMASIGLDSATIEAELAASRADGVSVAVIAAPDSTVVAGTAGAVRQLTTTWQTRGITARMIDVDVASHCPQVDPLLADLATALAELTPHQPAIPFYSTVLDNPRDTPLFDAAYWCANLRRPVRFSAAVAAAAADRHQVYVELSPQPVVTHPIALNLTGLLHDPVILPTLRKKEDEPTTFRTQLAALHCAGVAIDWSRLYADGRLTDVPPLTFDRRPHWTDTAPSQAAPRRPEDAAAALPGTRTDVPGTPPRHTWHADAGTEALPWMADHQVHGQPVMPGAGYCALALTVADDTLHHPAVEVTDIHFRELLHLDAHTPISTTVTQHSADRADCEIFSLNKDGTWVRQATAVLRGTDTAFQPAQRPIAELAADHPVALDPHALYTGLRARGLEHGPAFNGITDLHTSTRGDSFLARVTLPAPARTTHHGLRIHPVLLDLCAQLVVTSLIDEQDHGLVLPIHADALRLLGDPQTAHYAHAQITRIAGDTITGDVQLLDEAGHLLVEIDALSFLHNGALADKAPDRWFLETRWRPAPRSEDTTPTSTGRWLLIGEADGSARTLAAALRQAGASSDILDLPVDAATLPDLQQAIAAHLDASAASAVVLLCAPPAPDDDIDATALRRTRRLLAIAQSAIAHTTSPRLYTVTCSAHGPEPGQPADPAQGALRGLVRVLTHEHPELRATLIDTDSTDADLHHLAAELLRDPAEDEIALRRATRYAAHLTYIPLTDAERTTATTRPVHYGTDRIQLHAARFGDLDGLRLTTTPRRSPGPGEVEVRLHAVGVNFRDVLTTMGMLATDDEAGYRIGFEATGVVTSVGPDVKHLCPGDSVLVVDLRGGLFTTFTTVPAAAVAPVPTGIPTEAAAAIPIAYLTAWYALRHVARLTAGEHVLIHSASGGTGLAAVTVAQRLGAEVYATAGSEEKRRYLRTMGIRHVMDSRSLDFAEQTRTATDGQGVDVVLNSLAGPAIRAGLETLRPFGRFVELGVRDILADTPLGLAPLRHNITMAAVDLIELQQNRADAFAELMSEVLTEFQCGTLAELPHRTYPFAQAADAFRLMAGAGHIGKLVLTIPSDGYTTARLDEKPSPVRPNSAYLITGGLRGVGLATARWLAAQGAAHLVLNGRTPPSEDTERTLAALRDAGTRVSVVLGDIAEPGIAELLVAEATADGGTLRGVIHAAMVLDDAAVTNVTDDQLERVWHPKATGAWRLHQATAQLPLDWFVLYSSMASLFGNPGQGAYSAANAWLDAFATWRTGTGQHTLAVNWGPWGETGVATDFAARGYQTIPTAEGLEALGALLTHHRVRTGVIPGPPDTWIPPAGRASSLFALLTPDAPAPTAGRDTGHDIRRELQAAEPGLARRTILEEYLADHIRTVLRLGTSTLDPQTPLSALGFDSLLRIELRTRLESSLGIRLTSDFVSCHPTLAALADGLAQHTGLSLTTDEAPTPGGSEATATVVGPRTSQRTTADTRPSGEEA
- a CDS encoding ATP-binding protein; translated protein: MDAYDWRGRRIMVLVLPEPQSVGSVRHTVKAVLRFWKLTRLSEIAELLTSELVTNAIQHAGGEQWIKVTVWHDQQSLSIDVRDRSTIVPRSRQATSDRENGRGLLLVEHLSDSWACRIHPDGTKTVSCRLNL
- a CDS encoding Mu transposase domain-containing protein, whose product is MPHDDFLRFIPYCQQRLDDDPHLQASTLHAEILELGYQRAYSTFTRALRRHVMRPHCAVCSRDSARNSHGPLEEVHFDWVQLPNPPADWDCGRKADLLMGALTRSGHWRAAIVAVKDLPHTVQAVDQVLRRLGGTGQRWLFDRTPPVCSPTGKLTTGFQEVATYYGATLAIRPKAHPPSPVVRAHRSVLHHWWATAASDLGMLAAQGSLDRLAERSDGRRQRTGCEVPTLLPLPSKPFPARTCTQRRVDPDGLIQLEGNFYALPAELAGAAVKIRRRLDEPHLSVTTTRGAVIACFDRAPEGAGHTVTASGHRITIERPARATDTGPHACPAGKVRRPPSQAALTKAQALARYGGEHPLEHPPHAGANQQPRGGAGPTLAHPSQSERPADGCRARHCHLSARTCHDRG
- a CDS encoding NAD-dependent epimerase/dehydratase family protein; protein product: MKVLIAGGSGFVSSAIARACAARGIDPIILDTSTSTPSVEYIRYIGEACDKHLIDVIFAEHPDIVAIFECTNPEISSDTNAVSEVRFSGYVLHGGRRKFISMPVLFCEVGDLP
- a CDS encoding arylsulfotransferase family protein — protein: MGRAVISCALVVGIVATSCATSVADADADAERGGRRLCATQPAPAAGGSGTSSGSNTSTASASGSDVWNFVSAPKLHPMRVAVTTQEPGTAPGQIFLGPYSVGQTVGQTGALMVANSGDPVWFRPLSSSHLQNADFKVQTYHDTRTGTAEPVLTWWQGTIAIPPTYTNLPAGSPEPGGCYYIYDSHYRLLRTVLARHGFNADEHEFLLTARGTALFIASKAVPMDLRPYGGAEDGAIEDSEVQEVDLATGRLVYSWDMLEHVNPADSEVPASDASSSGGVWDAFHMNSIDEGPDGQLLISARNMWAIYDISRASGQTVWQLGGKKSDFTLGQNADFYWQHDARFRPGNLISMFDDGCCNTDTPAEQQSHGLVLSLDFQSHKATAVRTYYHQPTLYSQSQGNAQALSNGDEFIGWGQNQYYSEYAGAGNTEGDGLRNLLYDAKMPGSNISYRAFRDEWVGKPWYPPSAAVRGRPGKNTVYASWNGSTLTRAWQVLAGRRPDALSVVVERADRSGFETAVSTDSRGPYFQVRALDENGKVIGTSCVVELDRDGSGDGTVAGTSGCVRPRQAVRQDR